GTCGGTGGTATGGCGGGGGCCTTGTTCGGCCTTGCGGCAGGTGGAATGCTGCTGGCGCTCTCGGGCGGGGCCGATGGACTGGAGGCGTTATCCCAACCGTTGGAACTCTGGAACGCGGTCGAGGATCCCCTGGTCAAGGCCAGCGCCCTGCTGGTCGCGGTGGGCTTCATCCTGCTGGGTGCGGGGTTGGCCGGCCGTCGGCGCGGCGAGCACGCTGCCCGAGCCGAGCGCTGATCGCCGTCCTGCTGGCTCTTGTCGTCCCGGCTCCCGCGGTCCATGCCGCCCGCCCCAGGGTCGAGCATGCCCGCGTTAGGGACGGCATCGATCTCAACAGCCGCATGTCCCGGGGCGAGACCATCGTCCTGGCCCGTGTCCTCAAGGTGCCGGGCAAGGCCTGGCTCGAAGTCATCGAACGTCTGCGTGGTCCCGAGGACCTGCCGGCCGAGTTGCGCGTCGCTTTCCGGGGAGCCAACCGCATGCGCGAGCCGGGCACCCCGGCATTCGAAGTCCACGAGGGAGAGCAGGCCTTTTTCATCCTCGAGCCATGGCTCGACTCCCACGGGGAGCGCCCGGCGCTGGATCTCTACCGGCCGGCTTTCGGTTACCGCTCGCGGATACCGCTGCCGGCCGAGGGTCGCCAGGCCCTGCTGGAAGCGGTGCGGGCGCTGGTGCGGTACCAGGACGACGCCGACCGCGTCGCCGCCGAGGGCCGTCTCGTACATTGGCTCGAGGGCTCCAACCCGCTGCTGGTGGACATCGCCCTCGAACAGGCGGCACGTTTCGGACTGGCCGACCACCGCTGGGTCCCCGGGCTCCTGCGGCGCAGCCGCGATGCCGATCCTCGGCGCCGCGAACTGGCGGCCACGGCCATGGGGTTGAGCCTCCTGCGGGGACGGCTGCATCGGCCGGCTCATCACCGCGGGGCCGGCGGGGACAGTGCCCTGGCCGCCCAGTGCCATCAAGCCCTGGTGCGGCTGGCGCGAAGCGATCCCCGGCCCGAGGTGCGTCGCACGGCGGTGCGTCAGCTGGTGGACAGCGTGTTCGATGTGGATGCGGTGCTCGCCGCGATCGCCCGTGAAGATGAGGACCAGGCGGTGCGTCTCGAGGCTGCGACCGCGATTCACCGCAGGCGTTCGAAAGGTGGGGGAGAAAACCACCGGGGTTCGCCGTTCGGGGGCTGATGTTGACCCCGGCCGGGGCCGCTCCATATATTCGCAGGGAAACTCGGCTCCGCGCCTGTTGCACCGCGGCGGGGTGTGGGCCGCATTGCGAGAGCGCATGGCATCCGACGTCTTCAGATCCCTGACGGTGTCCTACAAGGCCGGTGAGCGTATCGTCGCCGCCGGCGAGAGAGGGGGCTGCCTGTTCGTCGTCAACGCGGGCAGCGTGCGGTTGCGCGAGCCCGGGGCGGGGGAGGGCCACCCTTCGAGACTGCTCGGGAAGGGGGATTTCTTCGGGGAGTCGGCGCTCCTCGAAGGGCAGCCCTACGGGGTGAACGCCGAGGCGGAGACCGACTGCGAGGTCGTCGAACTCGGACCGTCGGTCTTTCAGCGCCTGCTCGAGGCCAACCCGGAATTCGCGGTGAGGATGATGCGCAAGATGGCAGCCGCCCGGCGCGAGTTCGGCAGGCCGGCGCCCGACGCTCCCGCGGCGAAGGAAGCCGGAACCGTGGCGCCGGCTTCCTCGGCGACCGGTCGGCTGGTGCTCGATGGCGGAGGCGCGATCTTCCCCCTGCAGGGCGAGCAGGTTCTCGTCGGTCGCTACGATCCGGTGACCGAGATCCAGCCGGAAATCGACCTGACGGGAGTCGATACCCATCGCTCGGTTTCCCGGCGCCATTCGCGGCTGACCCGTTCGTCCGAGGGCTGGATGGTGGCCGAGGAGGTGGGTGCGCTCAACGGAACTTTCGTCAACGGCGTGCGGCTGGCTCCCGGGCAACAGGTTCTGCTCCGCGATGGGGACGTGGTTTCCTTCGGCATGGTCCGGGTCGTCTATCGCGAAGCGGAGTAGACTCACGGGGAGATGTTCCCTCCCGCCGACCGTCATCCGTGCTACCGCCTCCTGGCCTTCCTGGTCGCCGGGCTGCTGTCCGGGACGCCGTCCCGGGGCGCTCCCGCAGCGCCGAAGGGAACTCCCGTCGACATCGTGGTGGAATCCCGCCGGGCTGTCGCCGACCGGGACAGGGACGCCTTCGAAGACGCCCTGCTGCTCGCCCTGGTCACCAGCTCGTGCCCGGTGCGCCCGGCCGAGCCGGGCGAGAAGCCCGCCTTGAAGGCCGTCGTGCAACTGGAAAAGTGGCGGGAGGGCCAGGTACCGGGGGGCGTGAACGTCTACGACTACGAGACGGGAACGACGCGCCGCGGCGTGCGGCGCGAAGTGGAAGTGCGCTACGCGGTGCGCATCACGGCCACCGCCGACGGGCGCCTGTTGCGCAAGGCGGAGAGCCGCTTCGTCGAGGTCGCCTCCACCCGCAAGAACCCTCTGTGGGATCCCTACGTGCAGTCCGTGGAACGCGCGCGGCGCAAGGCTTCGCGGGAGATCCTGCGCTGGATCTGCCGGGCCCAGCGGAAGCTGGCCAGGTTGGAGGCAAAGAAGAAGCGAACGTCCCGTTGACCCTTACGCCGGGCGGGTGTTACGCTGCTGCCGGGTCGGAGGAAGGTCCCCGGGGGGCGGGCCGGAACGTGCTCCCCGCGCGTGCCGCGCCATCGGCCTCCAGCGAATATTCAGGGCTTGAACGGGTCCAGGACCGGGTGGCGCGAGAGATGTCCGAGAACACTTCCAATCCACGGCCCGAGATCTTCGCTTCCCCCGTCGACGCTCCGCCACCGACGGGGCTCGAGGTCAGCCTGCCCCAGTTCGAGGGGCCTCTCGACCTGCTCCTTCATCTGGTGCGCAGCCAGGGCATCGACATCCTGGACATCCCCATCACGGAGATCGCCAGCCAGTACAACGCCTACCTCGATCAGATGCGTGAGCTGGACCTGGAGGTGGCCTCCGAGTACCTGGTGATGGCGGCCACCCTGGCTCACATCAAGTCGAGAATGCTGTTGCCGCCCGATCCTGCCGAGGAGGGCGCGGAGGATCCGCGCCTGGAACTGGCGATGCAGCTGCTGGAGTACGAGAAATACCAGAAGGCCGCCGAGGCCCTGGGGGTGCTCGAGACCAGCCGCGAGCTGATGTTCGTGCGGAACGCGCCCCCGCCGGAGGAACTGGCGGGGGTGATGACCCTCGAAGTCGACCTCGACCAGCTGGTGGGAGCCTTCGAAAAGGTGCTCGCGCGACTGGAGAGCGAGGATCTCAACCAGGTCATCCGGCGCGAGAACTTCAAGATCCACGACATGATGGCGCGCATCCTGGCGAGCCTCGAACAGGACGGGCGAGCCAGCTTCCGGGACCTGGTCGAAGCCTGTCGAACCCGGCTCGAGAGGATCGTGCTCTTCCTCGGCTTGCTCGAGCTGGTGCGGCTGGGTAACGTGACCGCGCAGCAGGCCGGATGGCGGACCGAGATTCTCATCCGCCGGCGTCACGACCGGCCGGCGGAGGCTCCCGGGGCTGCGGTGGACGGCGATGAGTGAAGAACACAACGAGCAGTTTGCGGTCCCCGAGGAGGCCGGAAAGGAGCCCGGGGCCGAAAAGGGGCTGGACATTCTCGCCTGTCTCGAGGCCATGCTCTTCGTCTCTCCGGAGCCGCTGGCGATCCGTGAAATCCAGGCGGCCCTCGAGGGCACCGGTCGAGAGGAGATCGAGGCCGGGCTCGAAGCCCTGGCCAAGGCGCTGACGGGGCCGGGCAGGGGGTTGCGCCTGGAGGCGGTGGCCGGCGGCTACCGACTGGTGACCCAGCCCGCCTTCGCGGCTCCACTCAAGGCCCTCTTCCGCTTCCGCAACCGCAAGCGCTTGACGCCCGCGGTGCTGGACGTGC
Above is a window of Acidobacteriota bacterium DNA encoding:
- a CDS encoding cyclic nucleotide-binding domain-containing protein, whose product is MASDVFRSLTVSYKAGERIVAAGERGGCLFVVNAGSVRLREPGAGEGHPSRLLGKGDFFGESALLEGQPYGVNAEAETDCEVVELGPSVFQRLLEANPEFAVRMMRKMAAARREFGRPAPDAPAAKEAGTVAPASSATGRLVLDGGGAIFPLQGEQVLVGRYDPVTEIQPEIDLTGVDTHRSVSRRHSRLTRSSEGWMVAEEVGALNGTFVNGVRLAPGQQVLLRDGDVVSFGMVRVVYREAE
- a CDS encoding segregation/condensation protein A, with protein sequence MSENTSNPRPEIFASPVDAPPPTGLEVSLPQFEGPLDLLLHLVRSQGIDILDIPITEIASQYNAYLDQMRELDLEVASEYLVMAATLAHIKSRMLLPPDPAEEGAEDPRLELAMQLLEYEKYQKAAEALGVLETSRELMFVRNAPPPEELAGVMTLEVDLDQLVGAFEKVLARLESEDLNQVIRRENFKIHDMMARILASLEQDGRASFRDLVEACRTRLERIVLFLGLLELVRLGNVTAQQAGWRTEILIRRRHDRPAEAPGAAVDGDE